The genomic region GAATAAGGTTTGATCCTATTCATGGGGATTCCATAAATATTCCATTCCAAAAATAGAAAGTTCGAAACAATTGGAATTTTTTTGGAGATTGGATGCGGTTACTAATTCATGATCTGGCATGTACAGAATGAAAACCTCATTCTCGATTCTACGAGAATTTTTATGAAAGCCTTTCATTTGCTTCTCTTCGATGGAAGTTTTATTTTCCCAGAATGTATCCTAATTTTTGGCCTAATTCTTCTTCTGATGATCGATTCAACCTCTGATCAAAAAGATATACCTTGGTTCTATTTCATCTCTTCAACAAGTTTAGTAATGAGCATAACGGCCCTATTGTTCCGATGGAGAGAAGAACCTATGATTATCTTTTCAGGAAATTTCCAAACGAACAATTTCAACGAAATCTTTCAATTTCTTATTTTACTATGTTCAACTCTATGTATTCCTCTATCCGTAGAGTACATTGAATGTACAGAAATGGCTATCACAGAGTTTCTCTTATTTGTATTAACAGCTACTCTAGGAGGAATGTTTTTATGCGGTGCTAACGATTTAATAACTATCTTTGTAGCTCCAGAATGTTTCAGTTTATGCTCCTACCTATTATCTGGATATACCAAGAAGGATGTACGGTCTAATGAGGCTACTATGAAATATTTACTCATGGGTGGGGCAAGCTCTTCTATTCTGGTTCATGGTTTCTCTTGGCTATATGGTTCATCCGGGGGAGAGATCGAGCTTCAAGAAATAGTGAATGGTCTTATCAATACACAAATGTATAACTCCCCAGGAATTTTAATTGCGCTTCTATTCATCACTGTAGGAATTGGGTTCAAGCTTTCCCTAGCCCCTTCTCATCAATGGACTCCTGACGTATACGAAGGAGTGCGGTTCGTTCGATAAATTCCTACCTCTCTATCTATCTCTGAGATGTTTGGAATTTTCAAAACTCCATGGACATGCAGAAGAGAAATGCTATCCCCACTCGGACCAAGACATAACTTTTACTTGTTCAAATAACAATTAAGGTAAAGCAGGGTCAGGAACAACGAATCTCTTTATGATAAACAGATCCATTTTGCAAGTTCGTTATTACGGGTAGTTCCTACAAAGGATCGGACTAATGACGTATACAATACTTGAATTCTCGATGTAGATGCTACATAGTTGGTTCTCATCCTTCAGAGACTACGAGTGTAATAGGAGCATCCGTCGACAAAAGGATCACCCTAAGATGATCATCTCATGGCTATTGAGAACGAATCAAATCAGATGGTTCTATTTCTCAATCTTTCTGACTTGCTCCTACGGAACCAAGGTCGAAAAGATTGAAAAAAAAAAATCAGTCATTCACAACCACTGATGAAGGATTCCTCGAAAAGTTAAGGATTAGTAATCCTTTTTAGAAATCGAATGGATTCGGTCTTATACATACGCGAGGAAGGTAATCAAAAAAGAAAGAAGATGAGTTCTTCTTTCTTTTATCACTTAGGAGCCGTGCGAGATGAAAGTCTCATGCACGGTTTTGAATGAGAGAAAGAAGTGAGGAATCCTCTTTTCGACTCTGACTCTCCCACTCCAGTCGTTGCTTTTCTTTCTGTTACTTCGAAAGTAGCTGCTTCAGCTTCAGCCACTCGAATTTTCGATATTCCTTTTTATTTCTCATCAAACGAATGGCATCTTCTTCTGGAAATCCTAGCTATTCTTAGCATGATATTGGGGAATCTCATTGCTATTACTCAAACAAGCATGAAACGTATGCTTGCATATTCGTCCATAGGTCAAATCGGATATGTAATTATTGGAATAATTGTTGGAGACTCAAATGGTGGATATGCGAGCATGATAACTTATATGCTGTTCTATATCTCCATGAATCTAGGAACTTTTGCTTGCATTGTATTATTTGGTCTACGTACCGGAACTGATAACATTCGAGATTATGCAGGATTATACACGAAAGATCCTTTTTTGGCTCTCTCTTTAGCCCTATGTCTCTTATCCCTAGGAGGTCTTCCTCCACTAGCAGGTTTTTTCGGAAAACTCCATTTATTCTGGTGTGGATGGCAGGCAGGCCTATACTTCTTGGTTTCAATAGGACTCCTTACGAGCGTTATTTCTATCTACTATTATCTAAAAATAATCAAGTTATTAATGACTGGACGAAACCAAGAAATAACACCTCACGTGCGAAATTATAGAAGATCCCCTTTAAGATCAAACAATTCCATCGAATTGAGTATGATTGTATGTGTGATAGCATCTACTATACCAGGAATATCAATGAACCCGATTATTGCAATTGCTCAGGATACCCTTTTTTAGCTTCTAGAATCTATTTCTTAGTTCAAGATCCCTCTTACTAACTGGAATCAAAGAATTAGTAGATCTGTTCCGCCCAAAATGGGAATGGGCTAGGGTTATGAACTTATAATCTATAATCTGATGATCGAGTCGATTCCATGATTATAAGTTCATTCCATACCGGACCGGCCCGGAATAGGGTTCTATACATTCTCATTATGAGAAGGGGTCATTCGAGCGTATCGAAATAGATACTATGTTTACATATGGATCCCTACGTCGTTTCATTCCATTTAGGATTAGGAATAGGCGTAATCGGACCCGCTTTTTAAATATCTCTCCTTATTTGGGACCCTATTCAACTCTTTTAGCTTCTATTGAATCGAGAAATGGGTTTGATTGTCCATCTTTTTGATTTGATATAATATTAATATATATAAGGCATCCTCCGGATAATTCAAATCGAAGCAATTGGATGTACGACTTGGGTCTATATGACATGAGCGATCAATAGAAATACTCCAACACTCCACCTTTGTCATATATTCCATACATCACACTAGATAGATATCATATTCATGGAATACGATTCACTTTCAAGATGCCTTGGTGGTGAAATGGTAGACACGCGAGACTCAAAATCTCGTGCTAAAGAGCGTGGAGGTTCGAGTCCTCTTCAAGGCATAATATTGAGAATACTCATTGAATTGGAATAAGTTCGGCAGCGGATCACGAAATCTTGGCGATCTTCTCTATCTAATGAATGGAGAGTCCGCTTTGAAATCGTCCGCCCTGCACCCACCCTCCCAGTATATGCTTCAACAGGAATCCCACAAGGGTAGATTGATCCAATATAAACCTCTGGTAAAATGCCCGCCCGTAACGTAACCCAGCAGATAAAGTACATTCCATAGTCCGTTTTAGGGATTGGCGACTTACCCATTCAGTGACTTTGGCACTGGACGTTCCCAAAATGGGTACTATCGCATCGGGTGAATTCAATACTAGACGCCTGTTGGCATTCCAGCCTTCCTTCTCCTTTCAGGGCCTATCCGAAAGAGAATACAGTACTTCTTGGTCGTGAATATCTGAATAGTACGAACCGTTCCGTGGATATCTTTGCTTCGGAACAAAACAATTAGAATTAGGCTCGGTCAACTGGAATGTGTATTATCCATATAGGGGATCTTCCAATCGAGACGATCCATCGACCTGAGACGAAGAGAAAAGTCTATCTATTTTATTTAGTTATTCAGTTAAACTTAAACCAATGATTCGTTATTGGAGCAGATAGCAACAACCATTTCATCCGACATGCGTAGTTTTGATTTTCCAATGGATTTACATCTTTCATTAATGGAAATTTTTTGATGTAGTGAGTAATAGCTCTGGTTATTCGCTGTTCAAAAATTCTTGTTTAGGCAGTTCATACCATCCATACATAGTGTTTTGATCTAAGATTTCAATTCTTCCGTGTTTCAGCAGTAGCATATTGTTCCGTGGAGCTAAGGTCCAAAATAGGGAAGAAAGAGGTGTTTCCACGACTCTACCACTCAGTCAATTCTGTTCCACTTAATCCCTATTTCATGGCCACATATTTTTCCGGCTAAGTAATGGGAAACCTTTCTACTGTTACATGAATCCGATTTTCATTTCATCCGGGAAAAGCCATCTTTTTCTCAACAATGTCTTTGTCATTTGATCCAATAGCCTTCCGTTCGATAGGAACAGATTTGATAAATACTGATAACTCTCGGATGGAGTATTAGAACGGAAAAATCCATTAGATAATGAACTATTGGTTCTAAGCCATCTCTGGCGATGAATCAACAATTCGAAGTGCTTTTCTTGCGTATTCTTGATAAACCAGCGTTTATATATAGATGTAGGGGAATCTGTTTGGGAAGTAAGAAGCCCCTTTGACATCTCTTCATCTGCAAAGAATTCTCGATGTGAAAACACAGAGACAAAGGGCTGATCTTTGAATAGGAAAAAGAGTGGATCTGCAGGGTCCCAAATGAATTGGCTTATTCGAAAAAAGCCTTGTTCTTTGGAAGATCTATCTCGTGTCTGGTACTGCATGGTTCCACTCTGCAAGAACTCCGAATCATTCTCTTGAAGCTCCTCCTTTTCATCATAAATGATCCGCTTGCCCCGAAATGACCTGACCCAGTAGGGAAATCCCAATGAATTGGGCCTTTCGATACAATCAAATAGAAAGCCCCAAGGGCGCCATATTCTAGGAGCCCAAACTATGTGATTGAATAAGTCCTCCTCTATCTGTTGCGGGTCGAGGACTCCTTCTCCTTCCCCTTCTTCAAACTCCGATTCGTATTTTTCATAGAGAAATCTCTGATCAACGATAGAACAAGATCCATTTTGCATCATATCTAAGGGATTCCTTGGTTTGGGCCGAAGAAGCAATGTCACTCGATCATTATCAAACTGACTGTAATCTTTTTCTGTCCGCGAGGATCCCACCAGAGCGCCTTCTACTTCTAATAGGCCATGAACTAGATCAGAATCATTCTCAACGAGTCCATAAGAAGTGATCTCATTTTTTTCATCGGGTCCGGGTAGAGACCAAAGGTCTTGAGCGATCGATCCGGCAGAACAACTCAAAAGATAAAGAAGTATCGTTAATTTCTTCATGCTCGTTCCAAGTTCGAAGTACCATTTGTACAAATAAGAATCCCCTTCGTTACATGATTTCTTCTTCATATAGATAGATATAGGATCTATGGGGCAATTACTTAGAAGTACATTTTGTGCAACAGCCCTTCCTATCTGATAGAAAAGGATCCCATGATCCTGAACCGATCTTACCTGGGATCGCAAATCCCAAGTTTGTCTATGAAGAGCAGATCTAATTGTATTAGTGTCTAGAATTGATTTCTTTTGTGTAATACTAATCGATAGGGCCTCATTGGTAAGTGCTACAAGATCTCGTACATTGGAACCCATGGTTATGGACCCGAATCCATTAGTATGGAACATCTTCTTTTCCAAGTGAAATCCCCTAGTATATGAAAGGGTGAAAAAGTGCTTTCGTTGTTGTGGAATAAGAAGCCTTCGTATCTTAATGCATGTATTTAATTTATTCGGAGCTATTAGAGCGGGATCCACTTTTTGGGGAATATGAGTCGAAGCAATAACAAGAATATTTTGAGTGGAACATCTTTCACAATCCCTGGAGAGATAGTTCACTAATAGACCGAGGGATAAGTAATTCGACTCATTCACATCCAGATCATGAATGTTTGGAATCCATATTATGCAAGGAGACATTGCTTTTGCTAATTCGAATTGAAGGGTAATATAAAATCGGTCTATTTCCGGCATCATATCCATAGTTAGCGCATTCATCCTAGTTAGAAGCTCCAGCTCCGTATCAAGGTCACGATCAATATCGTCACTATCCTCAATATCGTCACTATCCTCAATATCGATATCATCAATAAGAAAACCTTTAGGCTTGTTATCCAGGAACTTGTTCAGAAATACTGTAATGAAAGGAACATAGGAGTTTGTCGCTAGGTATTTGACCAAATAGGATCGTCCAGTTCCTATAGAACCTATCACTAAAATACCCCTAGAAGGGGATAGGGCTAAGCGGAGCGAAAAGGGTTTTCCATGAGATGTGAAATGAAAACTATTAGTCCCACACGAGGTTTGTGAATAAGTGATTGTCTGATAATGAGCAAGGAATATCCGTCTTTCTGCTAAACAGAATGTATTGAACTCATAATTCATTAGATACTTTTTATGAATGTCAACTAAGTATCGTAAGTAAATTGCTCCCGGTTGTTCAATCATTTGATAACCAGAGTCATTCTTTGATAAATGATCACTATGAGTCAAACTCAATAGAATTTGATCAATCCCTTTTTCTGTCGTTAAGGTGGAAAACTGAACCAAGAATTCTCTTTCTTTATCATCAATCGAATCACTGTTCGCGACCCAGGATTCTATTTTATCATCAATCCAATCACCGTTCACATTTTTTCTTTTTCTTATCAATGAATAGATCTCTTTACTTGTATGACTTAGATGTCTCGTCTTTTTCGAAAAAGTGATTCGATGGATGGGATTTGGTATGATACTTATGAGATCGATGAGATTGATATTCCAATATTTCTTCTTAGAACGTATTGATTTGAACCCATAAGCGGGACCACCACCCCATAGCATGTTGCCGCCAGAAGCAGAACCCCGTATTTCTTCTAGAGAATCTCCTAATTTTTCCAGAGCAACTAGAAAGAGATTCTTTAACCAGAAAGAATTCAGTTCAGATGTAGGGTACCTATCCAGAAGTTTTCGCAACTCCATCATGTATGATGGAATCATCCAAGATTTGACCTTTTCGAACTCTGTCTGTAACTCACTATAGGCTCGGGAAACAAAGAGAAGATGTGTACGAACGATATATGTAGCAACAAGAAGAAGGAAAAGGATTGAATAGAGGAACTCCCGAACATTTGGAGATCTCAGATGGGTCGATATCAATGGTGACTCATTATTTCGATGAATCATTTCTTCGGACAGAAGAAGATTATGTAAACACTTACTCGAAATCTCACTTATCAGATTCCATTGTGGAAGACAGAATTTTTTCTGAAGAATTTGCCATGATATATCTGATCCATGCATAATATCATGAAAAATGGATACAAATTTTTGACTGCTACTTAGTATCGGCAATAGGTCTGAAAAAGTATCTAAAAATATCCAATTTAGATATTTGTACCCTGTCGAGGTAAGGAACCATGGCATATATGTTTGGAATAGATTCCATTTTGAGAGAGTTGAAAAAGCACTATCTCGTTGAAAGGTTCTATACATCTGTCCTTTCTCAACGCATTTCTTTAGACAAAGACTCCGTTTTTTCCTCTTTTCGGATGGTAAATATTTCTCAGAACATGGAGTGTGAATCAAACCCATGTTTGAATTGAAATTGAGATACTGATACAAGTTCTTCCCTTCTGAATCAGATAGATTCATATCTGAAAGAGGTTGACAATAAGTTCTTTCAAAATTGACTATTTGTCCCTCTGTTAGAGGTGTTCCAGAAATGTCTGCGATCGAGTAAATAGCTCTACGAACTAATGGATCGGATCGAATTGCAAAATGGAAAGATTTGTACAAGTTAGACCTTTCGTCACCACTTTGTGGAAAATCGTTAGGTATGAATATGTTAGATACCTGTGACTCGATTGGTGAAATAGTATCTCTCTCCAAAAAAGCGTATTTTTTTTTACCGCCGCACAAAGAAAATATTTTGTTGCGAATGAACAAGATATTGAGGAATTGTCCATATGTAAAATCAGAATTCTTGATACGGGCCCTTTCCACATAAAAGGGGAATCTTTTGTTACAATAGAAGCAGAAGTGATGTGGATTATTCAAGAATCGAAGTCGATTTGCTTTATAAAAAGAAGATATCAATGAACTTCTATGAAATGGTTTCACGGGATTCAGCCAATTGTCTTGATCGTGGGATATCATTGAGAAATAGGAATCCGTGTTATCAAAAGATTTCCTGCGATTATTTCTAGTATGGAATGAGTCAATCATCCACTTTGGTATCTTATTGAAAAAAAATGGTGATATTGTTCCTCCATTGATCAATAATTTCGATTTTTGGGAAGTATCATGATCATCCAATAATAATGGTTTCCATTTTTTCAAATGAACGATTTGAAGACCTATTGATTCTAACAACTGATTGCAGAGTTGATCATTCGGACCTTTCAATTCATAGACGTGGATCTCGGACCTATGAATGGGGGTATTCCCGAAACTCACAAAGAAAAAAGGAAGTGAGTTAGACAAAAAAAGAAGAAACTTGGACAAAAAGAGAAGTAACTTGGACAAAACGAAACGAAGTGACTTAGACAAATCTTTTTTGTCGATAACCTCAGACCAATCAATCGAATATTGATTAATACGTAATCGATCGAAGACTACTTGAAAACGGCTCTTCTGCTTAGAAACGAAATGTTCCAAATGTTCCTGGAAATTCTTGCTCCCATTGGACCATTTGTATCTATATGCATTAGGATCCCGATTCACGGATCTCTCGGTTCGAGAAATAAAAATAAGAGGATTGAACCATTTCTTCTGACTCTTTTTCAAATTCGATAAATGTTGGTTGATCGTATATTTCATTATCGTTCTATGATTCAAAGTATCATTTCCTATTTGATCCCTTTGAATTCCATATTCGAAGTTGCGATCGGATCTATTCATTAAAAAGAATCGATTCCATACATTTCTTATGTACCCATAGGTGCTATATTGGATTTGAATCAGATTTCGGATCCATCTATATTGATTGACTGCCTCCATTATGTTGTTGCTAGCAAATACCACTATTTTTGGTTTTGGATCTTCCAAATCATTCCCGCAGGAGATCCGGACCCATTTTTTTCTGATCCTTCGATAAAAAGATTCATTCTCTTCATAAAAAAGAGGAGGTAGAACCAATAAAGATTTCTTTTTCGATTCATCCCTGGAGTTGAATACCTCATTCAAGAATTGTTTTTGATCCAATACGTAAGAATCCATAGAAAAGGCAAATCCCTTATGATACACCAGATCCGGCTCGCTTATTGATAGAGTGAATAGATCTGCCATTTCTTGAAATCTCTCTTCTGATTCAAAATCGTGGTGTAACGTGTATCCCCCCCTGTTCCGGTCATGGAACAGATGA from Eucalyptus grandis chloroplast, complete genome harbors:
- the ndhB gene encoding NADH-plastoquinone oxidoreductase subunit 2 — encoded protein: MIWHVQNENLILDSTRIFMKAFHLLLFDGSFIFPECILIFGLILLLMIDSTSDQKDIPWFYFISSTSLVMSITALLFRWREEPMIIFSGNFQTNNFNEIFQFLILLCSTLCIPLSVEYIECTEMAITEFLLFVLTATLGGMFLCGANDLITIFVAPECFSLCSYLLSGYTKKDVRSNEATMKYLLMGGASSSILVHGFSWLYGSSGGEIELQEIVNGLINTQMYNSPGILIALLFITVGIGFKLSLAPSHQWTPDVYEGSPTPVVAFLSVTSKVAASASATRIFDIPFYFSSNEWHLLLEILAILSMILGNLIAITQTSMKRMLAYSSIGQIGYVIIGIIVGDSNGGYASMITYMLFYISMNLGTFACIVLFGLRTGTDNIRDYAGLYTKDPFLALSLALCLLSLGGLPPLAGFFGKLHLFWCGWQAGLYFLVSIGLLTSVISIYYYLKIIKLLMTGRNQEITPHVRNYRRSPLRSNNSIELSMIVCVIASTIPGISMNPIIAIAQDTLF
- the ycf2 gene encoding hypothetical chloroplast RF21, with product MKGHQFKSWIFELREILREIKNSHHFLDSWTQFNSVGSFIHIFFHQERFIKLLDPRIWSILLSRNSQGSTSNRYFTIKGVVLFVVAVLLYRINNRNMVERKNLYLTGLLPIPMNSIGPRNDTLEESFGSSNINRLIVSLLYLPKGKKISESCFLDPKESTWVLPITKKCIMPESNWGSRWWRNWIGKKRDSSCKISNETVAGIEISFKEKDIKYLEFLFVYYMDDPICKDHDWEFLDRLSPSKRRNIINLNSRQLFEILVKDWICYLMFAFREKIPIEVEGFFKQQGAGSTIQSNDIEPISHLFSRKKWAISLQNCAQFHMWQFRQDLFVSWGKNPPESDFLRNISRENWIWLDNVWLVNKDRFFSKVRNVSSNIQYDSTRSSFVQVTDSSQLKGSSDQSRDHFDSISNEDSEYHTLINQREIQQLKERSILWDPSFLQTERTELESDRFSKCLSGYSRLFTEREKEMKNHLLPEEIEEFLGNPTRSILSFFSDRWSELHLGSNPTERSTRDQKLLKKEQDVSFVPSRRSENKEIVNIFKIITYLQNTVSIHPISSDPGCDMVPKDELDMHSSHKISFLNKNTFFDLFHLFHDRNRGGYTLHHDFESEERFQEMADLFTLSISEPDLVYHKGFAFSMDSYVLDQKQFLNEVFNSRDESKKKSLLVLPPLFYEENESFYRRIRKKWVRISCGNDLEDPKPKIVVFASNNIMEAVNQYRWIRNLIQIQYSTYGYIRNVWNRFFLMNRSDRNFEYGIQRDQIGNDTLNHRTIMKYTINQHLSNLKKSQKKWFNPLIFISRTERSVNRDPNAYRYKWSNGSKNFQEHLEHFVSKQKSRFQVVFDRLRINQYSIDWSEVIDKKDLSKSLRFVLSKLLLFLSKFLLFLSNSLPFFFVSFGNTPIHRSEIHVYELKGPNDQLCNQLLESIGLQIVHLKKWKPLLLDDHDTSQKSKLLINGGTISPFFFNKIPKWMIDSFHTRNNRRKSFDNTDSYFSMISHDQDNWLNPVKPFHRSSLISSFYKANRLRFLNNPHHFCFYCNKRFPFYVERARIKNSDFTYGQFLNILFIRNKIFSLCGGKKKYAFLERDTISPIESQVSNIFIPNDFPQSGDERSNLYKSFHFAIRSDPLVRRAIYSIADISGTPLTEGQIVNFERTYCQPLSDMNLSDSEGKNLYQYLNFNSNMGLIHTPCSEKYLPSEKRKKRSLCLKKCVEKGQMYRTFQRDSAFSTLSKWNLFQTYMPWFLTSTGYKYLNWIFLDTFSDLLPILSSSQKFVSIFHDIMHGSDISWQILQKKFCLPQWNLISEISSKCLHNLLLSEEMIHRNNESPLISTHLRSPNVREFLYSILFLLLVATYIVRTHLLFVSRAYSELQTEFEKVKSWMIPSYMMELRKLLDRYPTSELNSFWLKNLFLVALEKLGDSLEEIRGSASGGNMLWGGGPAYGFKSIRSKKKYWNINLIDLISIIPNPIHRITFSKKTRHLSHTSKEIYSLIRKRKNVNGDWIDDKIESWVANSDSIDDKEREFLVQFSTLTTEKGIDQILLSLTHSDHLSKNDSGYQMIEQPGAIYLRYLVDIHKKYLMNYEFNTFCLAERRIFLAHYQTITYSQTSCGTNSFHFTSHGKPFSLRLALSPSRGILVIGSIGTGRSYLVKYLATNSYVPFITVFLNKFLDNKPKGFLIDDIDIEDSDDIEDSDDIDRDLDTELELLTRMNALTMDMMPEIDRFYITLQFELAKAMSPCIIWIPNIHDLDVNESNYLSLGLLVNYLSRDCERCSTQNILVIASTHIPQKVDPALIAPNKLNTCIKIRRLLIPQQRKHFFTLSYTRGFHLEKKMFHTNGFGSITMGSNVRDLVALTNEALSISITQKKSILDTNTIRSALHRQTWDLRSQVRSVQDHGILFYQIGRAVAQNVLLSNCPIDPISIYMKKKSCNEGDSYLYKWYFELGTSMKKLTILLYLLSCSAGSIAQDLWSLPGPDEKNEITSYGLVENDSDLVHGLLEVEGALVGSSRTEKDYSQFDNDRVTLLLRPKPRNPLDMMQNGSCSIVDQRFLYEKYESEFEEGEGEGVLDPQQIEEDLFNHIVWAPRIWRPWGFLFDCIERPNSLGFPYWVRSFRGKRIIYDEKEELQENDSEFLQSGTMQYQTRDRSSKEQGFFRISQFIWDPADPLFFLFKDQPFVSVFSHREFFADEEMSKGLLTSQTDSPTSIYKRWFIKNTQEKHFELLIHRQRWLRTNSSLSNGFFRSNTPSESYQYLSNLFLSNGRLLDQMTKTLLRKRWLFPDEMKIGFM